One Pseudomonas sp. B21_DOA genomic window, GCAATTCAACAAAGCCATCACCGAAATCCGCGCCAATGGCGAGTACAAGAAAGTCCAGGACAAGTACTTCGACTTTGACGTGTACGGCCATTAATACGCCGTGAAAAAAGTGGCCCCGTTTGCGCGGTGGCCATTTTTTTATGTTTTCGTTGTACTGATAGAGATCCATAGTGGGAGCGAGCTTGCTCGCGAATGCGGTTTAACATTCAGCATCTATGGTGGCTGACACATCGCATTCGCGAGCAAGCTCGCTCCCACAAGGATCTTAGTGATCCGGATTTGCCAGATTTCAGGAGTTTTCCATGCAACGCATCGACCACGTTCTGCCCTGGAGCCATTTGGGCAGTGAGCGCTCGCTCAGCGTGTTCCGTTACGGCGCTGGCAGCCGGAAAGTCTATATCCAGGCCAGCCTGCACGCCGATGAACTGCCGGGCATGCGCACCGCATGGGAACTCAAGCTGCGTTTGAACGAACTGGAGCAGCAGGGTCGTTTGCAGGGCGTTATCGAACTGGTGCCGGTGGCCAATCCGATTGGTCTGGATCAGCATCTGCAAGGCAATCACATGGGCCGCTTCGAACTCGGCAGCGGAAAGAATTTCAACCGCGCATTCGTCGAACTCAGCGCCCCGGTCGCGGCGCTGGTTGGCGAGCGTCTGGGCGCGGATGCCGAGGCCAACGTCGCGCTGATTCGCCAGGCCATGGCTCAGGTCTTCGAGGGACTCCCGGCTCCGGCCTCGCAACTGGAAGCCTTGCATCGCCTGTTGCTGCGCCACGCCTGCGACGCCGACATCACCCTCGATCTGCATTGCGATTTCGACGCTGCGATTCACCTCTACGCGCTGCCGCAACACTGGCCGCAGTGGCAGTCTCTTGCGGCGCGACTAAAGGCCGGCGTAGCTTTGCTCTGCGAGGATTCCGGCGGCAGCTCGTTCGATGAATCGTGCTCTACACCGTGGTTGCGTCTGGCCAAAGCATTTCCTCACGCGGCGATTCCGCCGGCGAACCTGGCGACGACGCTTGAGCTGGGCAGCATGGGCGACACTCGTGTCGATCAGGCGCAGGCCAACTGTGAGGCGATTCTGGGCTTTCTCGCCGAGCAGGGCTTCATCAGCGGCGACTGGCCGGCGGCGCCGAGCGAATGTTGTGAAGGTCTGCCGTTTGAAGGCACCGAATACCTGTTCGCCCCGCACCACGGCGTGGTCAGTTACTTGCGCAATGCTGGCGAGTGGGTCGAGCAGGGCGACGCGCTGTTCGAGGTTGTTGACCCGTTGCAGGATCGCGTGACCACCGTGCGCGCCGGCACCAGCGGGGTGCTGTTTGCGATTGATCGCGGGCGTTATACCGAGCCGGGGATCTGGCAGGCGAAAGTGGCGGGGCGGGTGCCTTTTAGAACCGGGAAGCTGACCAACGACTGATGGCTCTTCGCTGAATTTGCTGACCCCATCGCTGGCAAGCCAGCTCCCACAGGGTTGCGGTTGATCTCAAATTTTGGAGACGCCGCAATTCTTGTGGGAGCTGGCTTGCCAGCGATAGCGGCATTAGCCACAGCACAAAATTTGGATCCTCAGCCGGAGGATTGTTAGGCTCCCCGCGAACCCGACACTCTGTGAAGGAAGGCTTTATGTTGAAACTATTCGCCCTGCTGACCCTGCTCGCATCCACCGCCGTCCACGCGCAAACCACCCTGCAATCCGATCTGCCACTCAAGTACCTCGAACTGGTCCACGCCGACGCCGAACCACGTCCGCTGGTGATTTTCCTGCACGGCTACGGCAGTAACGAAGCCGATCTGATCGGCATGAAATTTCAGCTGCCGGCGCAGTACAACTACCTTTCCGTGCGCGCGCCGATGACGTTGGGCGAAGGACGTTACCAGTGGTTTCGCAAGAAGGGCGAAGGTGCCTACAACGGCGAGACCGATGATCTGAAGGTCAGCGGTCAGAAACTGCGCGACTTTATCGCCCAGGCGGCGAGGAAATATCACGCCGCGCCGGACAAGGTTTACCTGATCGGCTTCAGCCAGGGCGCGATGATGAGCTACGAAGTCGGCCTGCGCGCCCCGGCGGCCGTGGGCGGCTTTGCCGCGTTGAGCGGGCGCTTGTTGCCGGTGCTCAAAGCCGAACTCAAGCCTGGCCAACCGCCGCTGCCGCTGAGCATCTTTATCGGCCACGGCACTGCCGATGACCCGGTGCCTTACCGTCACGGCACCGAGGCCAATGCGCTATTGCAGAAACTCGATTACAAGCCCGAGTTTCACGCGTATCCGGGCGTCGGCCACAGCATCAGTTCGGCCGAATTGCGCGATCTGAATGGCTGGTTGCAGCGGCTCAATCCTTGACGATGGCTTTGACCAGGGCATCGTGACCTTTTTGTCGCTGGCGCGGGAAATCACCTGCACCAGCGCCATCTTCGTCCCCGAGCCGGCCAGCAGCGTGGTGTTCAGCGTCTGGCCACCACCCTGGGTGGCGGTGCTGTCAACCTGACGCAGACCCAGGCCGGTACCTTTCTGGGTCAGGCTTTTCTCGCTGAGTTTGTTGAAGTCCGGCAGGGCCTTGCGCTGATCGTCGATGAAACTCGACACGCTGCCGTCAAGAAACTCACCGTCGTTGTCCTTGACGTTCTGCCCAGCCGGGATCTGGTTTTCGGCGGCGATGACCACGGTCTTGGTGGTCTGGTTGGTGTACATCGTGCCCTTGGCCCCGCTCGGGCTGGCGGGCAGCGGGTCAGCGACAAAGCCTTTGGGCAGGACGAAGGCGAATTTGCCGTCGAGCAGCGTAACCTTCTCGGTTTTGACCTTTTCCTTGGCGGCGTGTGCGTTGATCGCGGCGAAACCAGCGATGGCCGCCAGCATCAGGACGACGGCTTTTTTGCTCAACAATGACATGTGAATCTCCGGTGAATGGTCGCGCGAGGCGGGCGATCATCCCACGGAGCGTGCCGGGCGTTCCAGCGCGATTCGTCCGGGCGGTTATTGCGCTTGCGCCTTGGCCACTGGCCGCGCCAGCAGACGCCGGGTCACCCCGAGCATCGCCACCGACACTGCCACGCCTACGACAAAACCGCTGAGGCCCATGCTCGGCAGCGTCAGGGCCGACACCAGGCAGAACGCCGAGAACGAATACATGCCGGTCGCCGTTGCGCGCAATAACGCAGCGGTAAACGCCGGGCCGCGAGTTTGTTGCGAGAACACTGCCATGACGCTGCCGAGCACCGGGAACACCGCGAGCAGGCCGCTCCAGCGTTCGCCGACGGTGCTGGCGAGCATCGTCACCACCAGCGTCAGCGCCGCACCGGCGATCATCCGCCAGATCAGTTTGTCCGACTTCGGTGCTGGCCCGTTCAATATTGGATGCACCTCAGGGAACAGATAAGGCGAAGCGAGCAGTGCCACCGCTGCCGCAATCACCGAGAACGGCAAGGACGCCGGAATCACCGACAACACCGTCGCCAGCGCGGCCCACACCGCCAGTGAAATGGTCAACGCCCACGGCCAGTTCGCCCGCTGCGCCACCTGCGCATAAGTGATGCAGAAAGCGATCATCGCGAACATTGCCGACAGCGCGGCGACCGCCGATTGCGCGGCAAACTGCGGCCCTTGTTCAATCGCCAGAAAGAACAGAATCGGCCCGACCACCACTGGCAATCCTGACAGCCACCCGGCCACGCTCGGCCCCCAACGTTTGCCCGCCAGGGAAATCAGCAGGAGAAAACCGGGAATCAGCAGCAGTTTGAGGATCAGCACGCGGGTGTCTCCGTCGGGTCAGGATGAGCCACGTTAGCACTGCCGATTAAAGATTGCTGCCTATGTTCGCAATTTTTGTATACAAAAATTCAGGCGCGAATCCGGCTATGCTTTGATCATCAGAATGCAGCGGAGACGATACGGCGATGAACAGAACACCGAAGCTCGTACGTGGCTGTTGTGGCATCGGCTTGTGGGCACTGTTGCTGACGCCGACGTGGGCCAATTGGCAGGACGCAGTGCCGGGGGCGCAAATCATCGGCAGCGGCGATTTCAGCGTGTTCGGCTTCGATGTTTACAGCGCGCGGTTGTGGAGTGCCGCGCGGCCTCTGGCGGACGGCCAGCCGTTTGCCCTGGAGCTGATCTACCGGCGCAAAATCTCGCGAGACGATCTGGTCAGCACCAGCGTCGAAGAAATCAAACGCCTTGCCGGTCCCCGGGTCACTTCTGCGCAATTGGCTGGCTGGCAGACGCAAATGCAGCAATCGTTTGTCGACGTGCAGGCCGGCACGCGGATTACCGGTGTGTATCTGCCGGGGCAGGGCGCGCGGTTTTTTGTCGGCCAGAAGCTTCAGCATGAGATCGAGGATCCGCAGTTTGCCAAGGCGTTTTTTGATATCTGGCTGGACCCGCGTACGCGCAGTCCCGAGTTGCGCGAGCAGTTGCTGGGGGTGAAACGATGAGATCAGAAGATCGCAACCTTCGGCAGCTCCTGCAGGACATCGCATTACCCATGTACGAGCTGCCGAAGGCTGCGATCTTTGCTCTTCAAGGCTGTGGGCGAAACGACTAAGCTGCCGGGCTCCCGTGTTTGTTTCTGGATGTGTGCGTGAAATTCAGTTTGCCCAAAATCGCCACCGCGCCGTTTTGCCCGCCGGAAGTCGCCGGTAGCGTCGCGGTCGATCCGACTGCTTCCTTCTTCAAACGTGTGCTGCGTTTTGCCGGCCCCGGTCTGCTGGTGTCGATCGGCTACATGGACCCGGGCAACTGGGCCACCGCGATTGAGGCCGGTTCGCGTTTTGGCTACAGTCTTTTATTCGTCGTGTTGCTGGCGAGTCTGGCCGGCATGGTCGTGCAGTGCCTGTGTTCGCGGCTGGGCATCGCCACTGGTCGCGATCTGGCGCAGTTGTCCCGCGAGCGCTACAGCACGCCGACCGCGCGCCTGCAGTGGCTGCTGGCGGAAATCTCAATCATCGCCACCGACCTCGCCGAAGTGCTCGGCTGCGCTCTCGCGTTTCACTTGCTGCTCGGTTGCTCGCTGACCTTCGGTATCGCTCTGACGGCGTTCGACACGCTGCTGGTGCTGGCCCTGCAGAACCGGGGCTTCCGCCGTCTCGAAGCGATCATGCTGGTGCTGGTCGCGACCATCGGTGTGTGTTTCTTCGTCGAATTGTTGTTGATCAAACCGTACTGGCCAGACGTCGCACTGGGCTTCAAACCTTCGCTGGCGGCCATCGGCGATGCGGCGCCGCTGTATCTGGCCATCGGCATCCTCGGCGCCACAGTGATGCCGCATAACCTGTATCTGCACACCTCGATCGTGCAAACGCGGATGATCGGCAAGGACCTGGCGAGCAAACAGGACGCGGTGAAACTGGCACGCATCGACACCATCGGTTCCCTGGCCCTGGCGCTGCTGGTCAACGCGGCGATCCTGATTCTCGCCGCGGCGGCCTTTCACCAGTCCGGGCACACCGATGTGGTCGACATTCAGGACGCTTATCATCTGCTCGATCCGCTGGTGGGCGGTGCGCTGGCCAGTGTGTTGTTCGGCGTGGCGCTGCTCGCGTCGGGGCAAAGTTCGACCTTCACCGGGACCATCGCCGGGCAGGTCATCATGGAAGGCTATCTGAACCTGCGCATCCCGTGCTGGCAGCGGCGTTTGATCACCCGCGGGCTGGCGCTGATTCCGGCGTTCATCGGCGTATGGCTGCTCGGCGATGGCGCTATCGGCAAGCTGCTGGTGTTGAGCCAGGTAGTGCTCAGCCTGCAACTGCCGTTTGCTTTGTACCCGCTGATTCGCATGACAAACGACCGGCAGTTGATGGGGCCGTTCGTCAATCGCTGGCCCACGCGGGTGCTGGCCTGGGGGCTGTTTGTGTTGATCAGCGGGGCGAACAGTTGGTTGATATTGCAGTGGGCGGTTTGATCACTGAGTTGCGGTGACTGGCAGGGCCTATTCGCGAGCCGGCTCGCTCCCACAAGCCGCAATTCAGATGGCCAGCCGACGAGGGGTCATCCGTCAACTTGTTTCGCGGCGGTCGAGCCTATACTGTATATGCACACAGTAAAGAGCCCGTGCCATGCAAATCATCGACAAGCTCAGCATCCTCGCCGACGCCGCCAAGTACGACGCCTCCTGCGCCAGCAGCGGTGCGCCCAAACGCAGCTCCGAGGGCAAGAACGGGCTAGGTTCGACGGATGGCATGGGCATTTGCCATAGCTACACGCCGGACGGGCGCTGTGTGTCGTTGTTGAAAATCCTGCTGACCAACTTCTGCCTTTACGATTGCCAGTACTGCGTCAATCGCCGTTCCAGTGATGTGCCGCGTGCGCGCTTCACCCCGGAAGAAGTCGTGACGCTGACCATGGATTTCTACCGGCGCAACTGCGTCAGCGGCCTGTTTCTCAGCTCCGGGATCATTCGCTCGGCAGACTACACCATGGAGCAACTGGTGCGCGTCGCCAAGTTGCTCCGCGAAGAGCACGAATTTCGCGGCTACATCCATTTGAAGACCATTCCCGAAGCCGATCCTGCCTTGATCGAAGAAGCCGGGCGTTATGCCGACCGTCTCAGCGTCAACATCGAACTGCCCACCGACGCCAGCCTGCAGACGCTGGCGCCGGAGAAGGACATCACCTCGATCAAGCAAGCGATGAACACCATCTACACCGGCGTGCAAACGGTGTTGAACGAGCCGCGCTCGGCCAAGTTCGCCCCGGCCGGGCAAAGCACGCAATTGATTGTCGGTGCCGATGACACCGATGACAGCACCATCCTGCACAGCGCCCAGTCCCTGTATGGCAACTTCCGTCTGCGCCGGGTTTATTACTCGGCGTTCAGCCCGATCCCCGACAGCCCGAAAAGCGTACCGCTCGCCGCGCCGCCGCTGATGCGCGAGCATCGTTTGTACCAGGCCGATTTCCTCCTGCGCAGCTATGGCTACAGCGCAGATGAATTGCTCAAGGGGCCGGGCAATCTGGCGCTCGACATCGACCCGAAGCTGGCCTGGGCCCTGGAAAATCGCGACGTGTTCCCGCTGGACCTCAACCGTGCCGACGCGTCATTGATCGCACGCATCCCCGGCATTGGCTTGCGCACCACCGAGCGCCTGGTCGAGCTGCGCCGCCAGCGCCGCATCCGTTACGAAGACGTAGCGCGGATGCGCTGTGTGCTGGCCAAGGCCAAGCCGTTCATCATCACCAGCGACTACCATCCGCAGCAGGCGGAAGTCACCAGCCACATGCTCTACCAGCAATTGCGCGACCGGCCGATGCCGCAGCAGATGGGGTTGTGGGGATGATCAGTCTCGATTGCGACGATCTGTTCGACACATGGCGTCAGCAGGCGCGCTGGTTGCTCAGCCATGAAATCGATCCAAGTCTGGTGAGCTGGGCGGCGGAAGGCGTTGGCGATCTGTTTGCCAGTGATGATCACGTGCCGGAAGGGCAGGGGCCGTTTCAGGCGCGTATTCCCCGTGCGCTGCTCGACACCCTCGAGCAAGCGTCGCGCTATCGCGGTGAACAGCGCTGGAGCCTGTTGTATGAAGTGCTCTGGCGCGTCAGTCACGGCGACCGCACGGCGATGATGGCCGGCGATAAACTCGGCAGCGAATTGCAGCGCCGTATCAAACAGGTCAGCCGCGAGGCCCATCATCTGCATGCGTTTGTGCGTTTTATCGAGCGGCCGAAGGATCAGCCCGGTCCACAATACGTGGCGTGGCACGAGCCGGCCCATGACATTCTGCACAGCGCCAGCGCGCACTTCATCGGGCGCATGGGCCAGCATCGCTGGTTGATCGCCACGCCGCGTGACGGCGTTTATTACGACGGCGAGCAATTGATTCACGAACGGCAGTGCCCGATCGAATGGCAGCAACTGGCACAGAACGTCGATGACCCTCACGGCGATTTGTGGTTGACCTACTACAGCCACATCTTCAACCCGGCGCGGTTGAACCCGAAGGTCATGCAAGGGCATTTGCCGGTGCGGTTCTGGAAAAACCTGCCGGAGGGTGAATTGATCCCGGGATTGATTACCCAGGCGCGAATGGGCAAGCAACAGAATGGGCAGGCGAGCGGGATTGCCAGTCGAGCCGGAAAGCGGATTGCTTTGAAATAGAAGATCAAAGATCGCAGCCTTCGGCAGCTCCTACAGAGACCGTGTAGGAGCCGCCGAAGGCTGCGATCTTTTGATTTTTTGATCTTCTGTAGCCCAGCAAAAAGCCCTCCATCAATCACTCAATGGAGGGCTTTCCAACATCAATAACCGTCAATTCAAACCTTGACGATCCAGCCCGCTGGCGCTTCGATGTCGCCGGTCTGTACGCCAGTCAGCTCTTTGTAGAGCTGCTGGGTCACCGGACCTACTTCGGTTTCGCTGTGGAATACATGCAGATGATCGTTGTAGCTGATGCCACCAATCGGCGTGATCACGGCAGCGGTACCGCAGGCACCGGCTTCCTTGAAGTCCGCCAGTTTGTCGATCAGCACGTCGCCTTCAACCACTTCCAGGCCCAGACGCGATTTCGCCAGCTCGATCAGCGACAGGCGGGTGATGCCTGGCAGGACCGATGGCGAGTTCGGGGTGACGAACTTGTTGTCGTGGGTGATTCCGAAGAAGTTGGCCGAACCGACTTCCTCGATCTTGGTGTGGGTCATCGGATCGAGGTAGATCGCGTCGGCGAAGTTGGCTTTCTTGGCTTTCGAGCCCGGCATCAGGCTGGCGGCGTAGTTGCCGCCGACCTTGGCCGCACCGGTGCCTTGTGGGGCCGCGCGGTCGTAGCTGGAGATCTGGAAGTTGTGCGGGGTCAGGCCGCCCTTGAAGTAGGCGCCGACCGGGATGCAAAAGATCGAGAAGATGAACTCGGGTGCGGTGCGTACGCCGATGTTGTCACCAACGCCGATCACGAACGGACGCAGGTACAGCGCGCCGCCGGTGCCGTACGGCGGGATGAAACGCTCGTTGGCGCGAACCACGGCTTTGCAGGCTTCGATGAACTGCTCGGTGTCGACCGTCGGCATCAGCAGGCGCGCGCAGCTGCGCTGCATGCGCAGGGCGTTCTGGTCCGGGCGGAACAGGTTGATCGAGCCGTCCTTGCAGCGATAGGCCTTCATGCCTTCGAAGCACTGCTGGCCATAGTGAAGGGCAGTGGAGCCTTCGCTGATGTGCAGGACGTTATCTTCGGTCAGGGTGCCTTTGTCCCACTCGCCATCGCGGAAGTACGACAGATAGCGCTTGTCGGTCTTGATGTAGTCAAAACCCAGCTTGTCCCAATTGATGCTTTCGTTACCCATGACACCCTCTATCACTGAACAACCGCCGAAACGGTTCAAGGCTTCTGACGTTTTTTGGATGGGCACAACAATACTTCATTCTTGAGCGGTTTCGCAGCTTGTGGCGAGGGATTTATCCCCGCTGGGCTGCGAAACGGCCCCTTTGGCTCAGATATCTGACGTTCGGCGGTGGCCGATTTTGCGGTTGCTGGGCAACCCAGCGGGGATAAATCCCTCGCCACAGCGGCATTCGGCTGCATCTGTCACAGATGCAGCGCATGCCCCAGCGCACGCAATGCCGCTTCCTGCACCGCTTCGCCCAAGGTCGGGTGCGCATGAATGGTGCCGCCGATGTCTTCCAGCCGCGCGCCCATTTCCAGGCTTTGCGCAAACGCCGTCGACAACTCGGAAACCCCAACGCCCACCGCTTGCCAACCGACAATCACATGATTATCCCGACGAGCAACCACGCGCACGAAGCCGCTTTTCGATTCCAGGGTCATCGCCCGGCCGTTGGCGGCGAACGGGAAACTGGAAACGATGCAGTCCAGCCCGGCAGCCTTGGCTTCGTCCGGAGTTCTGCCGACCACCACCAGTTCCGGGTCGGTAAAGCACACGGCAGCGATGGCGGTGGGGTTGAACTCACGGGTTTTGCCGCTGATCAGCTCGGCAACCATCTCGCCTTGGGCCATGGCGCGGTGCGCGAGCATCGGTTCGCCGCTGACATCGCCAATGGCGTAGACATTATGCATGCTGGTCTGGCAACGGCTGTCGATCCTGATCGCCGAACCGTTCATGTCCAGGTTCAGTGCTTCGAGATTGAAGCCTTGAGTGTTGGGTTTGCGCCCGACGGCGACCAGCACCTGATCGGTTTCCAGGTTCAAGGTTTCACCCTCGGGATCGCGCACCTGCAACGTGCCGTCGAAACCCAGAACGCTGTGCTTGAGGTACAGCTTCACGCCCAGTTGCTTCAGCGCTTCATGTACCGGTTGCGTCAGCTCAGCATCGTAGGCGGGAAAGATGCGATCCTGCGCCTCGACCACGCTGACGTCGGCGCCGAGCTTGCGATAGGCAATGCCCAATTCCAGGCCGATGTAACCACCGCCGACCACCACCAGGCGTTTTGGCACGGACGTCGGCGCCAGCGCTTCGGTGGAGGAGATGATCGGCCCGCCAATCGGCAGGATCGGCAGGTTGACGCTGGTCGAACCGGTGGCCAGCACCAGATGCTCGCACTGGATGCGCGTATCGCCGACTTCCACGGTTTTGCCATCGATGATTTTCGCCCAGCCGTTGACAACCTGGACCTTGTTCTTCTTCAGCAGTGCCGCGACGCCAGTGGTCAGGCGATCAACGATGCCGTCCTTCCACTCGACGCTTTTGCTGATATCCAGGGTTGGCGCGGATACGTTGATGCCTAAGGCCGAATGCTGGCTGTGATGCTGCGTCTGGTGAAACTGCTCAGCGACATGAATCAGCGCTTTTGACGGAATGCAGCCGATATTCAGGCAGGTACCGCCCAACGATTGGCCTTCGACCAGAATGGTCGGGATGCCCAGTTGTCCGGCGCGGATCGCGGCGACGTAACCACCAGGGCCGCCGCCGATGATCAGCAGCGTCGTGTTCAGAGATTGCATGCAGGCTTACTCCACAAACAGAGTGGCAGGTTGTTCGAGCAAGCCACGGATGGCCTGGATGAAGAGCGCCGCATCCATGCCATCGACCACGCGGTGATCGAAGGAGCTGGAGAGGTTCATCATCTTGCGGATTACGACTTGGCCTTTGACGACCATCGGCCGCTCGACGATTTTGTTCACGCCGACAATGGCCACCTCCGGCAGATTCAGCACCGGCGTGCTGACAATCCCGCCCAATGCGCCGAGGCTGGTCAGAGTAATGGTCGAACCGGACAGCTCATCGCGGCTGGCCTTGCCATTGCGTGCGGCGTTGGCCAAACGCGAAATTTCCGCGGCGCTGTCCCACAAGCTGCGCGCTTCGGCGTGACGCACCACGGGCACCATCAGGCCGACATCGCTTTGCGTGGCGACGCCGACATGCACCGCGCCGAGACGGGTGATGACTTGCGCTTCGTCGTCGTAACGGGCGTTCATCTGCGGGAAGTCGCGGAGAGCGACAACCAGTGCACGTACCAGGAATGGCAGCAAGGTCAACTTGCCTCGGCTGGCGCCGTGCTTTTCATTGAGATGCGCACGCAGTTCTTCGATCGCGGTAACGTCGATTTCCTCGACGTAGCTGAAATGCGCGGCACGCTGAGTGGCGTCCTGCATGCGCTGAGCGATCTTGCGGCGCATGCCGATCACTTGAATCTGTTCTTCGTCGTTGCGTTGGGCGTAAGCGGCAGCGGCCGGCGCCGAAGCGTTCGACTGACCTTGCGCCAGATAGGTCTCAAGATCCTCATGCAACACGCGACCGGCTGGGCCGCTGCCGCGCACCAGACGCAATTGAATACCCAGATCCAGCGCGTGTTTGCGCACGGCTGGCGAGGCAAGCGGGCGTTCGTCTGGTTCGCGAGCAACCATCGGGCCTTGGCAGGCAGGAGCAGGGGCAGGGCGCGGCGCGGCTGCAACAGGTTTGCTCTCCACGACGGCTTCAACTGTCGGCGCAACAGGCTCTTTCGTAACAACAGGCGCGGCGGACTCTTTAAGGTTGCCTGCACCTTCAACTTCGATGCTGATCAGCACACTGCCGACCGCCATCACTTCACCCGGCTGACCACCGAGCGCAATTACTTTGCCGTGCACTGGCGAAGGAATATCGACCATCGCCTTGTCGGTCATCACATCCGCCAGCACCTGATCTTCAACCACCAGATCGCCCACCTTGACGTGCCACTGCGACAGTTCTACTTCTGCGATGCCTTCGCCGATGTCCGGCATCTTGATAACGTGCGTGCCCAT contains:
- a CDS encoding M14 family metallopeptidase, whose product is MQRIDHVLPWSHLGSERSLSVFRYGAGSRKVYIQASLHADELPGMRTAWELKLRLNELEQQGRLQGVIELVPVANPIGLDQHLQGNHMGRFELGSGKNFNRAFVELSAPVAALVGERLGADAEANVALIRQAMAQVFEGLPAPASQLEALHRLLLRHACDADITLDLHCDFDAAIHLYALPQHWPQWQSLAARLKAGVALLCEDSGGSSFDESCSTPWLRLAKAFPHAAIPPANLATTLELGSMGDTRVDQAQANCEAILGFLAEQGFISGDWPAAPSECCEGLPFEGTEYLFAPHHGVVSYLRNAGEWVEQGDALFEVVDPLQDRVTTVRAGTSGVLFAIDRGRYTEPGIWQAKVAGRVPFRTGKLTND
- a CDS encoding prolyl oligopeptidase family serine peptidase, with amino-acid sequence MLKLFALLTLLASTAVHAQTTLQSDLPLKYLELVHADAEPRPLVIFLHGYGSNEADLIGMKFQLPAQYNYLSVRAPMTLGEGRYQWFRKKGEGAYNGETDDLKVSGQKLRDFIAQAARKYHAAPDKVYLIGFSQGAMMSYEVGLRAPAAVGGFAALSGRLLPVLKAELKPGQPPLPLSIFIGHGTADDPVPYRHGTEANALLQKLDYKPEFHAYPGVGHSISSAELRDLNGWLQRLNP
- a CDS encoding chalcone isomerase family protein; this translates as MNRTPKLVRGCCGIGLWALLLTPTWANWQDAVPGAQIIGSGDFSVFGFDVYSARLWSAARPLADGQPFALELIYRRKISRDDLVSTSVEEIKRLAGPRVTSAQLAGWQTQMQQSFVDVQAGTRITGVYLPGQGARFFVGQKLQHEIEDPQFAKAFFDIWLDPRTRSPELREQLLGVKR
- a CDS encoding Nramp family divalent metal transporter codes for the protein MKFSLPKIATAPFCPPEVAGSVAVDPTASFFKRVLRFAGPGLLVSIGYMDPGNWATAIEAGSRFGYSLLFVVLLASLAGMVVQCLCSRLGIATGRDLAQLSRERYSTPTARLQWLLAEISIIATDLAEVLGCALAFHLLLGCSLTFGIALTAFDTLLVLALQNRGFRRLEAIMLVLVATIGVCFFVELLLIKPYWPDVALGFKPSLAAIGDAAPLYLAIGILGATVMPHNLYLHTSIVQTRMIGKDLASKQDAVKLARIDTIGSLALALLVNAAILILAAAAFHQSGHTDVVDIQDAYHLLDPLVGGALASVLFGVALLASGQSSTFTGTIAGQVIMEGYLNLRIPCWQRRLITRGLALIPAFIGVWLLGDGAIGKLLVLSQVVLSLQLPFALYPLIRMTNDRQLMGPFVNRWPTRVLAWGLFVLISGANSWLILQWAV
- a CDS encoding putative DNA modification/repair radical SAM protein, yielding MQIIDKLSILADAAKYDASCASSGAPKRSSEGKNGLGSTDGMGICHSYTPDGRCVSLLKILLTNFCLYDCQYCVNRRSSDVPRARFTPEEVVTLTMDFYRRNCVSGLFLSSGIIRSADYTMEQLVRVAKLLREEHEFRGYIHLKTIPEADPALIEEAGRYADRLSVNIELPTDASLQTLAPEKDITSIKQAMNTIYTGVQTVLNEPRSAKFAPAGQSTQLIVGADDTDDSTILHSAQSLYGNFRLRRVYYSAFSPIPDSPKSVPLAAPPLMREHRLYQADFLLRSYGYSADELLKGPGNLALDIDPKLAWALENRDVFPLDLNRADASLIARIPGIGLRTTERLVELRRQRRIRYEDVARMRCVLAKAKPFIITSDYHPQQAEVTSHMLYQQLRDRPMPQQMGLWG
- a CDS encoding TIGR03915 family putative DNA repair protein; translated protein: MISLDCDDLFDTWRQQARWLLSHEIDPSLVSWAAEGVGDLFASDDHVPEGQGPFQARIPRALLDTLEQASRYRGEQRWSLLYEVLWRVSHGDRTAMMAGDKLGSELQRRIKQVSREAHHLHAFVRFIERPKDQPGPQYVAWHEPAHDILHSASAHFIGRMGQHRWLIATPRDGVYYDGEQLIHERQCPIEWQQLAQNVDDPHGDLWLTYYSHIFNPARLNPKVMQGHLPVRFWKNLPEGELIPGLITQARMGKQQNGQASGIASRAGKRIALK
- a CDS encoding branched-chain amino acid aminotransferase; amino-acid sequence: MGNESINWDKLGFDYIKTDKRYLSYFRDGEWDKGTLTEDNVLHISEGSTALHYGQQCFEGMKAYRCKDGSINLFRPDQNALRMQRSCARLLMPTVDTEQFIEACKAVVRANERFIPPYGTGGALYLRPFVIGVGDNIGVRTAPEFIFSIFCIPVGAYFKGGLTPHNFQISSYDRAAPQGTGAAKVGGNYAASLMPGSKAKKANFADAIYLDPMTHTKIEEVGSANFFGITHDNKFVTPNSPSVLPGITRLSLIELAKSRLGLEVVEGDVLIDKLADFKEAGACGTAAVITPIGGISYNDHLHVFHSETEVGPVTQQLYKELTGVQTGDIEAPAGWIVKV
- the lpdA gene encoding dihydrolipoyl dehydrogenase, translated to MQSLNTTLLIIGGGPGGYVAAIRAGQLGIPTILVEGQSLGGTCLNIGCIPSKALIHVAEQFHQTQHHSQHSALGINVSAPTLDISKSVEWKDGIVDRLTTGVAALLKKNKVQVVNGWAKIIDGKTVEVGDTRIQCEHLVLATGSTSVNLPILPIGGPIISSTEALAPTSVPKRLVVVGGGYIGLELGIAYRKLGADVSVVEAQDRIFPAYDAELTQPVHEALKQLGVKLYLKHSVLGFDGTLQVRDPEGETLNLETDQVLVAVGRKPNTQGFNLEALNLDMNGSAIRIDSRCQTSMHNVYAIGDVSGEPMLAHRAMAQGEMVAELISGKTREFNPTAIAAVCFTDPELVVVGRTPDEAKAAGLDCIVSSFPFAANGRAMTLESKSGFVRVVARRDNHVIVGWQAVGVGVSELSTAFAQSLEMGARLEDIGGTIHAHPTLGEAVQEAALRALGHALHL
- a CDS encoding 2-oxo acid dehydrogenase subunit E2 — its product is MGTHVIKMPDIGEGIAEVELSQWHVKVGDLVVEDQVLADVMTDKAMVDIPSPVHGKVIALGGQPGEVMAVGSVLISIEVEGAGNLKESAAPVVTKEPVAPTVEAVVESKPVAAAPRPAPAPACQGPMVAREPDERPLASPAVRKHALDLGIQLRLVRGSGPAGRVLHEDLETYLAQGQSNASAPAAAAYAQRNDEEQIQVIGMRRKIAQRMQDATQRAAHFSYVEEIDVTAIEELRAHLNEKHGASRGKLTLLPFLVRALVVALRDFPQMNARYDDEAQVITRLGAVHVGVATQSDVGLMVPVVRHAEARSLWDSAAEISRLANAARNGKASRDELSGSTITLTSLGALGGIVSTPVLNLPEVAIVGVNKIVERPMVVKGQVVIRKMMNLSSSFDHRVVDGMDAALFIQAIRGLLEQPATLFVE